Proteins encoded together in one Bacteroides ovatus window:
- a CDS encoding Ig-like domain-containing protein has protein sequence MKNRYSLFKKGYWEAGVLLGLCLLIASCGEKEFTTDMPENKLITAISLEVSSELPVQLGTDTTIVYHITPENADHTELKWTTTNELVATVSQDGTISAKSLGKTMITVTPSVGFGTASTVRTIEVTVIPEVIKTTGIQFTNIEEGVYETDKLQLKYDILPADHTYSYLTWASSNENIATVDKNGVVTGIKAGDVTIYAYTHDGSNVRGEYSLKVMKYEPATNVEIVPHTDVLYWKQQLDLDFTLTPEVATVSSVEWTSSDEKVLTVEGGKVKAMGFGAATVTATCIETGNKSTIDLTVASGFYVWDATTDFEGWAINSNIGSMERKDGKLVMTVTADNNKRVYMQRVYSTVANQMDMNFKDYPVIAMKCTDIPSGAQYTLNLANLGNTVNIAPAMKVEKLSDGTQLVYYDASSLAQFTNTEGVVPIRAFMFKILKVDIPSFSADWIRTFKSVEEMMTFSEVEAGK, from the coding sequence ATGAAAAACAGATATTCATTGTTTAAGAAAGGATATTGGGAGGCTGGTGTATTACTTGGCTTATGTCTGTTAATAGCTTCCTGCGGAGAGAAGGAATTTACTACTGACATGCCCGAGAACAAGTTGATTACAGCTATTTCATTGGAAGTGAGTAGTGAACTGCCTGTGCAGTTGGGAACAGATACAACTATTGTCTATCATATTACTCCCGAAAATGCGGATCATACAGAGTTGAAGTGGACGACTACTAACGAATTGGTAGCTACAGTATCACAAGATGGAACGATTTCTGCTAAATCGTTGGGAAAAACGATGATTACCGTAACTCCATCGGTAGGATTTGGAACAGCATCCACTGTACGGACTATCGAGGTAACAGTGATTCCGGAAGTAATCAAGACTACCGGGATTCAGTTTACAAACATTGAGGAAGGAGTTTACGAAACTGATAAATTACAGTTGAAATATGATATATTGCCTGCTGACCATACTTATTCTTATTTGACTTGGGCAAGTAGCAATGAAAATATTGCGACGGTAGATAAGAATGGAGTAGTGACGGGGATAAAAGCCGGAGATGTGACTATCTATGCATATACGCACGATGGCAGTAATGTAAGAGGAGAATATTCATTGAAAGTGATGAAATATGAACCTGCGACGAATGTTGAGATTGTTCCTCATACGGATGTTCTCTACTGGAAACAGCAACTTGATTTAGACTTTACACTAACACCGGAAGTAGCTACTGTAAGTTCTGTGGAATGGACATCAAGCGATGAGAAGGTATTGACTGTGGAAGGAGGAAAAGTGAAAGCCATGGGCTTCGGAGCAGCCACTGTTACTGCCACTTGTATAGAGACTGGCAATAAATCGACTATCGACTTGACTGTAGCCTCAGGTTTTTATGTATGGGATGCCACAACAGACTTTGAGGGATGGGCTATCAATAGTAATATTGGCTCTATGGAGCGTAAAGACGGAAAACTGGTTATGACCGTGACTGCTGATAATAATAAGCGCGTGTATATGCAAAGAGTCTATAGTACGGTAGCTAATCAGATGGATATGAATTTTAAAGATTATCCGGTGATTGCCATGAAATGCACAGATATACCATCGGGTGCACAATATACTCTTAATCTTGCTAACTTGGGAAATACCGTAAATATCGCACCGGCTATGAAAGTTGAGAAATTGTCAGATGGTACACAACTGGTTTATTATGACGCATCTTCCTTAGCACAGTTTACCAATACAGAAGGGGTTGTTCCGATTAGAGCCTTTATGTTCAAGATATTAAAAGTCGATATTCCTTCATTCTCGGCAGACTGGATACGTACATTTAAGAGTGTAGAAGAAATGATGACGTTTTCAGAGGTTGAGGCTGGGAAATAA
- a CDS encoding SusC/RagA family TonB-linked outer membrane protein — protein sequence MKLRKKMLCMVKQVKKITIFACLVCVVYPVAGIQAAVGEQQSVAQTLKKIKGKVIDVLGEPLIGVNVSVVGQTGGTITDIDGNYSLDVPAGAKLKFSYIGYEDQIIDAGVKAVLNVTMKESTEVLEEVVVVGYGAQKKETLTGAVTVVSDKMLKDKGALSNPAQALQGQVPGVIITRNSAAPGDESWNMKLRGSFSKNNSAPLVIIDGVESDDFSQLNPGDIESINFLKDASAAIYGSKAAGGVVLVQTKKAKEGKVKVEYSGSVTAKFVGLQPTLMTLDEWCDAMEQARLNDNKKLADDQWLQYVALARQNKGHYINVEQSGNPFPDSFQGLYDFVFFDTDWQDIMWGTAASTSHELSVSGGNERSVFRLSGRYMYDDSNLKWGNNKNQRYNFRLSNTFHLTKNFDLESIIFYYRQDQVSPTQIGEALTAGTQQPGFPSSTMDGKPYAWGNWATPNWRCELGGDNKLNTSGINISETFKYRFDEHFDAVATLGYNTSTAIRDVKNQTVDYYDYTGTKRETRVEPRQEDTYYIKTTARTNLYTLNFYLNWKRTFGSHNLGMMLGTQYSMKEYDYTATKALNILPSLNIINGIGEITLRNTKNEGPSRYQEALLSYFARLNYNYKSKYLLEGNFRYDGSSKFQPENRWAFFGGVSGGWRISEEEFVKGLGVFDDLKLRLSYGTVGNQGGIDRYDGVQLYDFKQNGGALVGSGLLSYVDTNGKLLSTDRTWEVIKNYNIGLDFGFLDNRLTGTAELFWKKCNNMLIDVTYPGTLGDKAPTANRGSFKANGWEGTINWSDKIGEISYHLGGTFTYTTNKLVDNGGDAVIKSGVVSNREGYPLNSVFGLKYCGKIQTQDQLDKYINQYANGNNNIAMPGNLRLGDNMYEDVNKDGKLTEADYVYLGTDDPKVSFSFNAGLSWKGFDVSVIFQGAGKRTVWRGGENNQKGKNDNWRIPMMSWYNNSTNQSVGNVWSAETPNAHYPTYTHQTQINLYNYICSSWSVEDGAYLRLKNVTLGYTFPANVLSKTKFISYARIYVSGADLWENSKIKDGWDPEASRKVETFGRYPFTRNLTVGLNLTF from the coding sequence ATGAAACTCCGAAAGAAAATGCTATGTATGGTAAAGCAGGTGAAGAAGATAACAATCTTTGCTTGTTTGGTGTGTGTGGTGTATCCCGTTGCTGGGATACAAGCGGCTGTCGGTGAACAGCAGTCGGTAGCACAAACCCTGAAGAAAATTAAAGGAAAAGTGATTGACGTGTTAGGTGAGCCGCTTATCGGCGTCAATGTGAGTGTAGTCGGACAAACGGGTGGTACGATTACCGACATTGATGGTAACTATTCGCTAGATGTTCCTGCGGGTGCTAAATTGAAATTTAGTTATATCGGTTACGAAGACCAAATAATTGATGCAGGTGTAAAAGCGGTACTAAATGTGACAATGAAGGAGAGTACTGAAGTGCTCGAAGAAGTGGTAGTTGTAGGATATGGCGCACAGAAGAAAGAAACACTAACAGGTGCGGTGACCGTAGTTAGTGACAAGATGTTAAAGGATAAGGGAGCTCTCTCTAATCCTGCACAGGCTTTGCAAGGACAAGTGCCGGGAGTCATTATAACCCGTAACTCGGCTGCTCCGGGAGATGAGAGCTGGAATATGAAATTACGCGGTTCATTCTCGAAGAATAATTCAGCTCCGTTGGTGATTATTGATGGTGTGGAGTCTGACGATTTTTCCCAATTAAATCCGGGTGATATAGAGTCCATCAATTTCCTTAAAGACGCTTCTGCAGCTATCTATGGTAGTAAAGCTGCCGGAGGTGTTGTTCTGGTACAGACTAAAAAGGCCAAAGAAGGTAAGGTAAAGGTGGAATATAGTGGTTCGGTAACTGCTAAATTCGTAGGGTTGCAGCCTACACTGATGACATTGGATGAGTGGTGTGATGCTATGGAACAAGCTCGTTTGAATGATAACAAAAAGCTGGCAGACGATCAATGGCTGCAATACGTAGCTTTGGCTCGTCAGAATAAGGGACATTATATTAATGTGGAGCAGTCGGGTAATCCTTTCCCGGATTCTTTCCAAGGTTTATACGACTTCGTCTTTTTTGATACCGATTGGCAAGATATCATGTGGGGGACAGCAGCTTCCACTTCACATGAACTGAGCGTATCGGGTGGTAACGAAAGGTCTGTCTTCCGTCTTTCCGGACGATATATGTATGATGATAGTAATTTGAAATGGGGTAACAATAAGAATCAACGTTATAATTTTCGTTTGAGTAATACATTCCATCTTACAAAGAACTTTGATCTTGAGTCTATCATTTTCTATTATCGTCAGGATCAAGTGTCACCGACGCAAATTGGAGAAGCTTTGACAGCCGGAACGCAACAACCGGGTTTTCCTTCTTCCACGATGGATGGGAAACCTTATGCGTGGGGTAACTGGGCTACGCCCAACTGGCGTTGTGAATTGGGAGGAGACAACAAACTCAACACTTCCGGTATCAATATCAGTGAGACATTTAAATATCGTTTTGACGAGCATTTTGATGCAGTAGCCACTTTGGGGTATAACACCTCTACTGCCATTCGGGACGTGAAAAACCAAACAGTAGATTATTATGACTACACTGGTACAAAACGGGAAACGCGTGTGGAACCCAGGCAAGAGGATACTTATTATATTAAAACAACTGCACGAACCAATCTGTATACGTTAAATTTCTATTTGAACTGGAAGCGGACATTCGGTAGTCATAACCTCGGAATGATGCTTGGTACGCAATATAGCATGAAAGAATATGATTATACTGCAACTAAGGCTTTGAATATTTTACCTTCACTGAATATTATCAACGGAATAGGAGAGATAACATTACGCAACACAAAGAATGAAGGACCTTCCAGATATCAGGAAGCATTGCTTTCTTATTTTGCACGTTTGAACTATAACTATAAATCCAAATACTTGCTTGAAGGAAATTTCCGTTATGACGGTTCTTCTAAATTTCAGCCGGAGAATCGTTGGGCTTTCTTTGGAGGTGTATCCGGAGGATGGCGTATCAGTGAAGAAGAGTTTGTGAAAGGGCTGGGTGTTTTCGATGATTTGAAACTACGTCTTTCTTATGGTACAGTGGGTAATCAGGGAGGTATTGATCGATACGATGGTGTGCAGCTATACGATTTCAAACAGAATGGAGGTGCATTAGTGGGGAGTGGTTTACTTTCCTATGTGGATACAAACGGTAAGCTGTTGAGTACAGACCGTACATGGGAAGTCATCAAGAACTACAATATCGGTTTGGATTTCGGTTTCCTGGATAATCGACTGACAGGTACTGCCGAACTTTTTTGGAAGAAGTGTAACAATATGTTGATTGATGTCACCTATCCTGGAACATTGGGGGATAAAGCTCCTACCGCTAATAGAGGTAGTTTTAAGGCAAACGGTTGGGAAGGCACGATTAACTGGTCGGATAAAATAGGAGAAATTTCCTATCATCTGGGGGGGACTTTCACCTATACCACTAACAAATTGGTAGATAATGGGGGTGACGCTGTGATTAAATCCGGTGTAGTTTCAAATCGTGAAGGCTATCCGTTGAATTCCGTGTTCGGTTTGAAATATTGCGGTAAGATACAAACGCAAGATCAGTTGGATAAATATATTAATCAATATGCCAATGGCAATAACAATATTGCTATGCCTGGTAACTTGCGTTTGGGAGATAATATGTATGAAGATGTCAATAAAGATGGTAAATTGACAGAAGCTGACTATGTATATTTGGGAACTGACGATCCGAAGGTGTCTTTCTCTTTTAATGCCGGATTATCGTGGAAAGGCTTCGATGTCTCGGTTATTTTCCAAGGAGCCGGTAAACGCACAGTATGGCGTGGTGGCGAAAATAATCAAAAGGGAAAGAATGACAATTGGCGGATACCGATGATGTCTTGGTATAATAATTCAACGAATCAGTCGGTTGGTAATGTATGGTCGGCAGAAACGCCGAACGCCCATTATCCCACTTACACACATCAGACACAGATCAATCTGTATAACTATATTTGTTCTTCCTGGTCAGTGGAAGATGGTGCTTATCTTCGTCTGAAGAATGTTACGTTAGGCTACACGTTTCCGGCAAATGTGCTTTCGAAGACTAAATTCATAAGCTATGCCCGTATTTATGTATCGGGAGCTGATTTGTGGGAGAATAGTAAAATCAAGGATGGATGGGATCCGGAAGCGTCGCGCAAAGTAGAGACATTTGGCCGCTATCCTTTTACGAGAAACCTGACGGTAGGATTAAACTTGACCTTTTAA
- a CDS encoding RagB/SusD family nutrient uptake outer membrane protein yields the protein MRLNKIKNLFVVLTLGLSTHSCLDLEPQEQLAETNYWNTPDDYLLFANQFYGWTRHFSGAMEYKSTKPVHSDYTSDLFTNKDERNLFSNGSNAVQPADANYTSNYSHIRRTNLLLKNAESYATPSDIAQYVGEAKFFRAYSYFDLLQLYGNAILVKEPMEVTDARMYVKQNDRSEVADFIIKDLKEAVPLLPKFSEIQEYGRISREGCQAFLSRVALYEGTWQKSRGNVERGKELLDIAAKAAKDVIDSKTFSLFKPEALGDSAQKYMFILEDAKSNPAGLQKSANKEYIFARRFDEILAPINWNITQSSLYNAIWISRKFANMYLCQNGLPITYGGKTNPQFKGYMKIDDEFQDRDNRMRYTMMRPHDNFWNNQKPRTSWDGKDKNPYISNFVPKTGTGYHNQKWATERKVEDKKEGYDFPIIRYAEVLLNYAEAVYERDDKISNTDLNISLNLVRLRVNPAMTPLTNELITQNAGMDMRTEIRRERTIELFNEGFRLDDLKRWKTAETEMPMDIVGIQWKGTEYEKVWANCPYETNAEGCIIIEKGRKWEEKNYLFPLPSDQLQLNPNLQQNPGWE from the coding sequence ATGAGATTAAATAAAATAAAAAATCTGTTTGTCGTTTTAACCTTGGGACTGTCCACACACTCTTGCCTTGATCTCGAGCCGCAAGAACAGTTGGCGGAAACGAACTACTGGAACACACCGGATGACTATCTGCTATTTGCCAATCAATTCTATGGCTGGACACGTCACTTTTCAGGAGCAATGGAATATAAGTCGACAAAACCGGTACATTCTGATTATACTTCAGATCTGTTTACCAATAAAGATGAACGTAATTTATTTAGCAATGGAAGCAATGCTGTACAGCCTGCGGATGCTAACTATACCAGCAATTACTCGCACATCCGCCGTACGAATCTGTTATTGAAAAATGCAGAGTCATATGCCACTCCGAGTGACATAGCCCAGTATGTGGGTGAAGCAAAATTCTTTCGTGCTTATTCTTATTTCGATTTATTGCAACTATATGGCAATGCTATTTTGGTGAAGGAACCTATGGAGGTAACTGATGCGCGAATGTATGTCAAGCAGAATGATCGTAGTGAAGTGGCTGATTTCATCATTAAAGATTTGAAAGAAGCCGTTCCTCTGTTACCGAAGTTCTCCGAAATACAAGAGTATGGGCGCATAAGTCGGGAAGGATGTCAGGCATTCTTGTCACGAGTGGCGTTGTACGAAGGTACCTGGCAAAAAAGTCGTGGTAACGTAGAACGTGGAAAAGAACTGCTGGATATTGCGGCGAAAGCTGCCAAAGACGTGATCGATAGCAAAACATTCAGTTTGTTCAAACCGGAAGCATTGGGTGACAGTGCACAGAAATATATGTTCATCTTGGAGGATGCGAAGTCTAATCCTGCCGGATTACAGAAAAGTGCTAATAAAGAATATATATTTGCTCGGCGCTTTGATGAAATATTGGCACCTATCAACTGGAATATTACACAAAGTTCATTATATAATGCAATATGGATTAGTCGTAAATTCGCCAATATGTATCTTTGTCAAAATGGACTTCCCATCACTTATGGAGGAAAAACAAACCCTCAATTCAAAGGGTATATGAAAATAGATGATGAATTTCAGGATCGTGACAATCGTATGCGTTATACAATGATGCGTCCTCACGATAACTTTTGGAACAATCAGAAACCACGTACTTCTTGGGATGGAAAGGATAAGAACCCATATATATCTAATTTTGTGCCGAAGACGGGGACCGGATATCACAATCAGAAATGGGCAACAGAGCGTAAGGTGGAAGATAAAAAAGAAGGTTATGATTTTCCTATAATCCGTTATGCTGAAGTTTTGTTGAATTATGCAGAGGCAGTGTATGAACGGGACGACAAGATCTCGAATACTGACCTGAATATTTCCTTGAATTTGGTGCGTCTCCGTGTTAATCCGGCTATGACTCCATTGACTAATGAACTGATTACCCAAAATGCGGGTATGGATATGCGGACAGAAATCCGCCGTGAGCGTACCATTGAACTATTCAATGAAGGCTTCCGCTTAGATGACCTGAAACGTTGGAAGACAGCAGAAACAGAAATGCCGATGGATATTGTAGGAATTCAGTGGAAAGGTACGGAGTATGAAAAAGTGTGGGCGAATTGTCCTTATGAGACCAATGCTGAAGGTTGTATCATTATTGAAAAGGGGCGTAAATGGGAAGAAAAGAACTATCTGTTCCCGTTGCCGAGTGACCAGTTGCAGTTGAATCCTAATTTGCAACAGAATCCCGGATGGGAATAA
- a CDS encoding two-component regulator propeller domain-containing protein: protein MKNTKRTSIITLVLLLSIFKVYSQYMFRHWDVVDGMSDNQIRYFTMAPDGRMVIRTASILNIYNGATFEHFYHDRRKIYKWDFNRNQIFKDYHDAYGRIWMKSPGYLLLFDLNTNQFIYDIDSELRRMGVSGKLKNLFIDESKNYWFLTEDNTFYFFDISAGELQIIEKGNSDFTYRHGIPYELAQYKNTYYIVYSSGLIRRWAKTLRDYTGQDTFFVGRISEATDRLKIQSTSDGNLWLMYNQAVCYRDKTDKGWQEISTIKGMSNFFTCMDLDKQGNAWVGSSWSGLRKIENSTHRIETMPGLKLGDGSVLSNDIQCIFADNNGGIWVGTLWQGICYYNPSMYKFKLIQTVQNKTMITNESVRCLLEDEDGTILIGTTAYGLMRYSPSTGEVSRAFKDILSGDLCLTLYRDSKKRLWVGTYLNGFCCIDGKNVRYYNKQLVNTELFPEQNISRAVYEDPDGRYWVSVSNEGVGELDTSTGKIRLLRDKHPKISFHKRDYGFYPVSNSTFAVFGENGIYYYDTHKDKIFVPEIDDPDNPKFMGPQVSYNCVYKDSHSLEWFGTDIGIRVWDEQKKKAHTITTETGLANNSISSIIEDDSGIYWVSTVSGISRIELKETSEGYDFLIVNFSSEDGLQGGKFYENSSLKTRDGELYFGGHHGINSFQPQKIYYNHVHNKPIFTAFRLFNSPVKEHTEYKGRVILEYPINNTREIHLKYNENFVTFEFAGLNYVNTLQTYYRYKLENFDPDWNEIKTNGLGVATYTGLHPGKYKLVVYTANNDRSWGEQAAEMTIVVSPPFWATVPAYIFYILIAGGVIYLFLKAYRKKKLKKQFEQEALKREQQKEELNQMKFRFFTNISHEFRTPLTLIMTPLGILIQQAENPMKDKLKSIYNHAGNLLELINQLLDFRKLEMGGESLKLHQADIVEFVRYIGSGFKELATNRSIKFSIESECPGMNIWFDDTKMQRILNNIYSNAFKFTPDGGLISTIVATEKKDEKIFVRIEISDTGCGISEKDLNVIFDRFYQSEPIPGVTGSGIGLHMVKEYVSLHNGKIEVHSKIGVGTTFLIYIPSDLKGDDSESKIPAMSPDVEEKVVYSDRKTILIVEDNVEFRRFLVEQLIGQFNILEAGDGAEGEEVAIHKSPDLIISDMMMPKVDGLEMCVRIKNNIQTSHIPIILLTARISDEARIESYKAGADSYISKPFNYDILLTRINMLLEQQEKRKEIFHKEIEISPQNITITSLDEEFVEKALRLVEENMENPEFSVNNLCDDLGMSRSQLYRKFESITGLTPNDFIRSVRLKRAAQLLRGSSYNISEISDRVGFNSIKYFNKYFKEEFGFTPTQYRSNGSGETK from the coding sequence ATGAAAAATACAAAGCGTACAAGCATTATCACACTCGTTCTCCTGCTAAGCATTTTTAAGGTATACTCACAATATATGTTTCGGCATTGGGATGTGGTTGATGGGATGTCGGATAATCAAATACGATATTTTACAATGGCACCGGATGGTCGTATGGTCATTCGAACAGCTTCTATTTTAAACATCTACAATGGTGCTACATTCGAACATTTTTATCACGATAGGCGGAAAATCTATAAATGGGATTTCAACCGGAATCAAATATTTAAAGATTATCACGATGCTTACGGACGGATATGGATGAAATCTCCGGGATATTTGTTATTATTCGATTTGAATACCAATCAGTTTATTTATGATATTGATTCCGAATTACGCCGGATGGGAGTAAGTGGAAAATTGAAGAATTTGTTTATTGATGAGAGCAAGAACTATTGGTTTCTTACCGAAGATAATACATTCTATTTTTTTGATATATCCGCAGGAGAATTACAGATAATCGAAAAGGGGAACAGTGACTTTACATATCGGCACGGTATTCCGTACGAGTTAGCTCAATATAAGAATACTTATTATATCGTATATTCGAGCGGGCTAATTCGTCGTTGGGCCAAAACCTTGCGAGATTACACCGGTCAGGATACTTTTTTTGTAGGACGTATCTCTGAAGCTACAGACCGGTTAAAAATACAATCTACCTCCGATGGGAATCTATGGCTGATGTATAATCAGGCTGTTTGCTATCGTGATAAAACTGATAAAGGTTGGCAAGAGATAAGCACCATTAAAGGTATGTCCAACTTCTTTACCTGTATGGATTTGGACAAGCAAGGAAACGCATGGGTCGGTTCTTCGTGGTCTGGATTGCGGAAAATTGAAAACTCTACACATAGAATTGAAACAATGCCCGGATTGAAATTAGGTGACGGCAGTGTGTTAAGTAATGACATACAGTGCATCTTTGCCGATAATAATGGCGGAATTTGGGTAGGCACTTTGTGGCAAGGTATCTGTTACTATAATCCGAGTATGTATAAGTTCAAGCTAATTCAGACTGTTCAGAATAAAACAATGATTACCAACGAATCGGTGCGTTGTTTGTTGGAAGACGAAGACGGAACGATACTCATTGGTACTACTGCATACGGATTGATGCGTTACTCTCCTTCTACGGGAGAAGTCAGCAGGGCATTCAAAGATATTCTGTCCGGTGATCTTTGTCTGACTCTTTATAGAGACAGTAAAAAGAGATTGTGGGTTGGAACGTATTTGAATGGATTTTGCTGCATAGATGGAAAAAATGTGAGATATTACAATAAACAATTAGTTAATACAGAGTTATTCCCGGAGCAGAATATCTCCCGAGCAGTTTATGAAGATCCGGATGGGCGTTACTGGGTCAGTGTCAGTAATGAAGGAGTAGGTGAGCTAGACACCTCAACGGGAAAAATACGATTGTTGCGGGATAAACATCCGAAGATTAGCTTTCATAAACGCGATTATGGTTTTTATCCTGTCAGCAATTCTACTTTTGCGGTGTTTGGGGAAAATGGTATTTACTACTATGATACTCATAAAGATAAAATCTTTGTTCCTGAAATAGACGATCCGGATAATCCTAAATTTATGGGGCCTCAGGTAAGCTATAATTGTGTGTACAAAGATAGCCATTCGCTAGAATGGTTTGGGACGGATATTGGAATTCGTGTATGGGACGAACAAAAGAAGAAAGCTCATACGATAACTACAGAGACCGGATTGGCTAACAATTCTATATCGTCAATCATTGAGGATGATAGCGGTATTTATTGGGTATCAACGGTAAGTGGTATCTCACGAATTGAATTAAAAGAGACTTCTGAAGGATATGATTTTCTCATAGTCAACTTCAGTTCAGAAGACGGATTGCAGGGAGGAAAGTTCTATGAGAATTCATCGTTAAAAACCCGTGATGGAGAACTGTATTTTGGCGGTCATCATGGCATTAATTCGTTTCAACCTCAAAAGATTTATTATAATCATGTCCACAATAAACCTATATTCACTGCATTCCGTCTGTTCAATTCTCCTGTTAAGGAACACACAGAATATAAAGGGCGTGTTATTCTTGAATATCCGATAAATAATACTCGTGAGATTCATTTGAAGTATAATGAGAACTTTGTTACTTTCGAATTTGCCGGGCTTAACTATGTGAATACTTTGCAAACCTACTATAGGTATAAACTCGAGAATTTTGATCCGGACTGGAATGAAATAAAGACCAATGGTCTGGGAGTGGCTACCTATACCGGTTTACATCCGGGGAAATATAAATTAGTGGTATACACAGCCAATAATGACAGAAGTTGGGGAGAACAGGCCGCAGAAATGACTATTGTCGTTTCTCCGCCTTTTTGGGCAACTGTTCCTGCTTACATATTTTACATATTGATTGCAGGTGGAGTCATCTATTTGTTTTTAAAAGCTTATAGGAAGAAAAAACTTAAAAAGCAGTTCGAACAAGAGGCATTGAAACGTGAACAGCAGAAAGAAGAGCTTAATCAGATGAAGTTCCGCTTTTTCACCAATATCAGTCACGAATTCCGTACTCCGCTTACTTTGATAATGACGCCTTTAGGTATCCTTATTCAACAAGCGGAGAATCCAATGAAGGACAAATTGAAGTCAATCTATAACCATGCCGGTAATTTGTTGGAGTTGATTAATCAACTGCTTGATTTTCGGAAACTGGAGATGGGAGGTGAAAGTCTGAAATTACATCAGGCTGACATCGTAGAGTTTGTGCGGTACATTGGTTCAGGGTTTAAAGAACTGGCGACAAATCGATCTATAAAGTTTTCGATAGAGAGTGAATGTCCTGGCATGAATATCTGGTTTGATGATACGAAAATGCAACGGATTCTGAATAATATTTATTCCAATGCATTTAAATTCACTCCTGATGGAGGGCTTATCTCAACGATTGTAGCGACGGAGAAAAAAGATGAAAAGATATTCGTAAGAATCGAAATATCCGATACAGGATGTGGAATCAGTGAAAAAGACTTGAATGTGATATTTGACCGCTTTTATCAGTCGGAGCCAATTCCTGGTGTGACAGGTTCCGGTATTGGTTTGCATATGGTCAAAGAATATGTCTCTTTGCATAACGGAAAGATAGAAGTGCATAGCAAAATAGGAGTAGGAACAACATTTTTGATATATATTCCATCCGACTTGAAAGGAGACGACAGTGAATCCAAAATTCCGGCTATGTCTCCCGATGTGGAAGAAAAGGTGGTATATTCGGACAGGAAAACTATTTTGATAGTGGAAGACAATGTAGAATTCCGTCGTTTTTTGGTGGAACAATTGATAGGTCAATTTAATATTCTGGAGGCTGGAGACGGAGCCGAAGGCGAAGAAGTTGCCATACATAAGTCGCCGGACCTGATAATATCCGATATGATGATGCCGAAAGTGGATGGTCTGGAAATGTGTGTCCGGATTAAAAACAATATTCAGACCTCACATATCCCGATTATCTTGCTCACGGCACGTATTTCAGACGAAGCTCGGATAGAAAGTTATAAAGCTGGTGCTGATTCTTATATATCGAAACCTTTCAATTATGACATATTACTGACGCGTATTAATATGCTTTTAGAACAGCAGGAAAAGCGTAAGGAAATATTTCATAAAGAAATAGAAATCTCTCCTCAGAATATCACTATTACTTCTTTAGATGAAGAATTTGTGGAGAAAGCCTTACGGTTGGTGGAAGAGAATATGGAAAATCCGGAGTTCTCGGTTAATAACTTGTGTGATGACTTGGGGATGAGTCGTAGTCAGCTATACCGTAAATTTGAGTCCATTACAGGATTGACACCGAATGATTTTATTCGTTCTGTCCGATTGAAACGAGCTGCCCAGTTGCTTCGGGGCAGTTCATATAATATTTCGGAGATTTCGGACAGGGTCGGATTCAATTCCATTAAATATTTCAATAAATACTTTAAAGAAGAGTTCGGATTCACTCCGACGCAATATCGTTCGAATGGTAGTGGAGAGACTAAATAA
- a CDS encoding sigma-70 family RNA polymerase sigma factor yields MTMMANTFDDIITCSYKEYHQIILNYITYRITHRCEAEDLAQDVFVRLLDYKQMLRPDTVKYFLFTIARNIVTDYLRRYYKKQEVNNYIYDMIPSFTNETEEKIIADDLCKTEQRILAAFPVQRRTVYALSRYEEKDTEEIANMLNLSQRTVDYHLFLGRRDMRRYMKNCI; encoded by the coding sequence ATAACAATGATGGCTAATACTTTTGATGATATCATAACTTGCTCTTATAAAGAGTATCACCAGATAATTCTCAATTACATAACCTATCGCATCACTCATCGTTGTGAGGCAGAAGATTTGGCTCAAGATGTATTTGTACGTTTATTGGATTATAAACAAATGCTTCGTCCGGATACTGTAAAGTATTTCTTGTTTACCATTGCCCGTAACATCGTAACCGATTATTTACGCAGATACTACAAAAAACAAGAAGTGAATAATTATATCTATGATATGATCCCTTCTTTTACTAATGAAACAGAAGAGAAGATTATTGCCGATGACTTGTGTAAGACAGAACAACGGATACTTGCTGCCTTTCCTGTACAACGGCGTACGGTGTATGCGTTGAGCCGTTATGAAGAAAAAGATACGGAAGAGATAGCCAATATGTTGAATCTTAGTCAGCGTACGGTAGATTATCATTTATTTTTAGGACGTCGTGACATGCGCCGATATATGAAGAATTGCATTTAA